Proteins from a single region of bacterium:
- a CDS encoding sulfatase-like hydrolase/transferase codes for MLKRLCTAAVIVAAAALASGCEIVRDLFGPKPNLVFIVIDTLRADHLGVYGYARPTSRNIDRFAAQATVFERMYSPSPWTMPATASMFTSLPPRDHGIAEWKHPLEGRLLTLAEVLNEEGYDTEAVVSHVIFRPKYGFNQGFDRFDTSVLKLGESKSIASSKEVTDLAIEAVDRLDAGPFFLWVHYFDPHNDYLRHEEFDFGRRAVDRYDSEIAYTDRHLGRLLDHLKAAGRFDDSVIAIVADHGEEFGDHGGTRHSKTLYEEVLRVPFILHAPGFAPGRVDTVLWHVDVAPTFLALLEIDAPESFQGRPIESAGDRFVKGKDRTIFAETLRFADKRGVLDQDWKYIHDREAQAVELFDLKADPREKRDLYKASLGRAAGMQQMLDAHNARERAKVSENEIPDDLADELKSLGYLQ; via the coding sequence ATGTTGAAGCGTCTTTGCACCGCCGCCGTCATCGTTGCCGCCGCCGCCCTTGCGAGCGGTTGCGAAATCGTCCGCGATCTTTTCGGTCCCAAACCGAACCTCGTATTCATCGTCATCGACACCTTGCGCGCCGATCACCTTGGCGTCTACGGCTATGCCCGCCCGACCTCGCGGAACATCGACCGCTTCGCCGCCCAGGCGACGGTCTTTGAGCGGATGTATAGCCCGAGCCCCTGGACGATGCCCGCAACGGCGTCGATGTTCACGTCGCTTCCGCCCCGGGACCACGGCATCGCGGAATGGAAACATCCGCTCGAAGGTCGCCTCCTGACGCTCGCGGAAGTCTTGAACGAAGAAGGCTACGACACGGAGGCGGTCGTCAGCCACGTCATCTTCCGGCCGAAATACGGCTTCAACCAGGGCTTTGATCGATTCGATACGTCGGTTCTCAAGTTGGGCGAGTCGAAATCGATTGCGTCGTCGAAAGAGGTCACCGACCTGGCGATCGAGGCGGTGGACCGCCTCGACGCAGGCCCGTTTTTTCTGTGGGTCCACTATTTCGATCCGCACAACGACTATCTGCGTCATGAGGAATTCGATTTCGGCCGCCGCGCCGTCGACCGGTACGACAGCGAGATCGCCTACACGGACCGGCATCTGGGGCGCCTGCTCGATCATCTGAAGGCGGCGGGCCGGTTTGACGACAGCGTCATCGCTATCGTCGCGGATCACGGCGAGGAGTTCGGCGATCACGGCGGCACGCGGCATTCAAAGACGTTATACGAGGAGGTGCTGCGCGTTCCGTTTATTCTGCACGCCCCGGGCTTCGCCCCTGGGCGCGTGGACACCGTGTTATGGCATGTGGATGTGGCGCCGACGTTCCTTGCGCTGCTCGAAATCGACGCGCCGGAATCGTTTCAGGGCCGGCCGATCGAGTCGGCGGGCGATCGATTCGTGAAGGGGAAGGACCGCACCATTTTCGCGGAGACGCTGCGTTTTGCCGACAAGCGCGGCGTGCTCGATCAGGACTGGAAATACATCCACGACCGCGAGGCGCAGGCGGTCGAGCTGTTTGACCTGAAGGCCGACCCGCGCGAGAAGCGCGATCTCTACAAAGCGTCGCTCGGGCGCGCCGCCGGCATGCAGCAGATGCTCGACGCGCACAATGCCAGGGAGCGCGCGAAGGTGAGCGAAAACGAAATCCCGGATGACCTTGCCGACGAGCTGAAAAGCCTGGGGTATTTGCAGTAG